The Chordicoccus furentiruminis DNA window ACCCGGTCGTACTCCAGCCCCTTGCTGCCGTGAATCGTCGAGAGAAGGAACAGGCAGTCCGGCCGTTCCTCGTGCTCCCGGATCACGTCCCGCAGTTCGTCCAGACGCGCAAGAAAGCTCTCCATGCTGCCTTCGCGGTCCGCGATGGCCGTCAGGATCGCGATCTTCCCGTCCGAAAGTCCGGCCTTCTCCAGATAGTCCCCGTACCCCATCCGGCTGACAATCCGGCGGACCGCCGCGCCGCCCGAATCCTTCGTCAGCTGGTACAGCTGATTCTGGAGCGTTCTGCAGCTGGCTTTGCTGCCCGCCGGCACCTTCCTGTCCCGCTGCACGGCGGTCAGCACCGGAAGGCCGTGAGCCGGCGCGGCGGCGACGCGGACTGCATTTTCCCGGCTGAGATAGGAATTCAGCTTGTAGTAGATCTGAAGAAACAGCGCGGCGTCCGACGGATCCAGCGCGAAGCGGCAGATATTCACGATATCCGTCACGACACGGCTCGTGAAGAACGTCAGATCCGCGCTGCGGATCCGGTACGGAATGCCCCGCCGCTCCAGCAGATCCACCAGCGGCAGCGCGCTCTCGTTGTCACGGTAGAGCACGGCGGTCTCACGGCGGCAGTCGGCCGCCACTTTGGCAAGATACGCGTACTGGGCCGCCCGGGAGGTGAGCGTGACTGCCCGGACCGCGCTTCTCTCCTGCCCTTCCGCAGCGCGAGACCGTGTATCCGTCTTTCTCGCCGCACGCATATGCTTCGGATGACGCAGCGCGTTGCGCTGGATGAAGCGGTCCGCTGCGTCGACAATCGCGCCGTCCGATCGGTAATTTTCCTCCATCAGGAGGACCTTCGCGCCGGGATGCTGCTTCTCAAAATCAAGCAGGGCCTCCGGATACGCCGCGCGGAAGCCGTAGATACTCTGGTCCTCGTCGCCGACCATAAACAGATTGTCCCGCTTCCCGGCCAGCAGCCGGATGACGGCATGCTGGATCTTCGACGTGTCCTGTGCCTCATCGACGCAGATATAAGGATACTGTTCCTGAAAATGCAGCCGCGTCTCCGGACTTCTCCTCAGAATGTTCCACGCGTAGGTCATCTGGTCGTCAAAATCCATCCATCGCTCCGCGCGCTGCCGCTCCACGTAGCGCCGGTACACCGTTGAAAACGGATACCCCGCGTCATGATCCATCGCCTCGATTTCCTTGCCGGTCATCATGCCGTTCTTGACGCAGGTGATCCTCGCCCTCAGATTCGCCAGCTCGCTCTCGGTGAGATATTCCTGCGCCGTCTCGCGGTAGATCTCCGCCAGCACACCGCCGATCTGCCGGTCGTCGGTGACAAGCCGGTACGGCTCCCGGCCGATCATCCGGCCGAAGTACCGGATGATCCGGAGGCAGAGGGAATTGATCGTCCGGAAATCGGGGCATGGCGCGTCCCCGAAATACATCCGGTACCGGGCCTCCATGTCCTTTGTCGCCGAGACGGTGTAGGTCAGCGTCAGGATCCGGTCCGCCGGGATCTTTTTCCCGAGAATCATATAGCCGAGCCGGGCGATCAGAACCGTTGTCTTGCCGCTTCCGGGCACGGCAAGCAGCAGCACAGGTCCGTCGACGGCCCGGACGGCCGCCTGCTGCTGGGGATTAAGCTGAATCGGAAGAGAATTCTTTGTCATGAGAGGCATCATACCACGGCACGGGCAGT harbors:
- a CDS encoding ATP-dependent helicase produces the protein MTKNSLPIQLNPQQQAAVRAVDGPVLLLAVPGSGKTTVLIARLGYMILGKKIPADRILTLTYTVSATKDMEARYRMYFGDAPCPDFRTINSLCLRIIRYFGRMIGREPYRLVTDDRQIGGVLAEIYRETAQEYLTESELANLRARITCVKNGMMTGKEIEAMDHDAGYPFSTVYRRYVERQRAERWMDFDDQMTYAWNILRRSPETRLHFQEQYPYICVDEAQDTSKIQHAVIRLLAGKRDNLFMVGDEDQSIYGFRAAYPEALLDFEKQHPGAKVLLMEENYRSDGAIVDAADRFIQRNALRHPKHMRAARKTDTRSRAAEGQERSAVRAVTLTSRAAQYAYLAKVAADCRRETAVLYRDNESALPLVDLLERRGIPYRIRSADLTFFTSRVVTDIVNICRFALDPSDAALFLQIYYKLNSYLSRENAVRVAAAPAHGLPVLTAVQRDRKVPAGSKASCRTLQNQLYQLTKDSGGAAVRRIVSRMGYGDYLEKAGLSDGKIAILTAIADREGSMESFLARLDELRDVIREHEERPDCLFLLSTIHGSKGLEYDRVYLMDVADGIFPDRVPGRFAQKEERAVYEEERRLFYVAATRAKNELNLFRFASSALADDLVGTVKPAQTARGGTAEVRSAGTHGSRADRNGRDRTGSRGGLSAGSFRREEPADASGMKPEGPAFETYCQSFSEGQLVEHSRFGTGTVTAVQDRTITVRFGDRERKMELGILYAKGLLWVL